One region of Lampris incognitus isolate fLamInc1 chromosome 4, fLamInc1.hap2, whole genome shotgun sequence genomic DNA includes:
- the tacr2 gene encoding substance-K receptor: MAELLEDGNGTTGNQFQQPSWQVALWAIAYSLIILVSITGNVTVIWIILAHRRMRTVTNYFIVNLAFSDVSMATFNTLFNFVYGLHNDWYFGLGYCRFQNFFPITAMFSSIYSMAAISVDRYMAIIHPLKPRLSSTSTKVVIGLIWAVAFSLAFPQCYYSVTNYYYPRTVCMVDWPDDYGGTHQLSYQLAVILLSYLLPLLVMLVTYSLVGRTLWGGHIPGEATDHYHNQLTAKRKIVKMMVVVVTTFALCWLPYHIYFILGSFNKDIYHEHYIQQVYLAIFWLAMSSTMYNPVIYCCLNQRFRAGFRHAFSWFPFVKVSEEDKMELKYANTFRVTMTRSCRSDSTRQHNANTSLSTHTSMKAHNSHRASSARKQEGTASPADSLIRA; encoded by the exons TATAGCTTACTCCCTGATCATTCTGGTCTCCATCACTGGGAATGTAACAGTAATCTGGATTATCCTCGCTCACAGACGGATGAGAACTGTAACCAACTACTTCATAGTAAACCTGGCCTTTTCGGATGTGTCCATGGCTACCTTCAACACACTGTTCAACTTTGTCTATGGGCTTCACAATGACTGGTACTTTGGTTTGGGCTACTGTCGATTCCAAAACTTCTTCCCCATCACCGCCATGTTTTCTTCAATATACTCCATGGCTGCTATATCTGTGGACAG GTACATGGCCATCATCCACCCTCTAAAGCCCCGCCTCTCTTCCACCTCAACCAAGGTCGTGATTGGGCTAATTTGGGCGGTCGCATTTTCACTGGCTTTTCCTCAGTGCTACTACAGCGTGACCAACTACTACTACCCCAGAACTGTCTGCATGGTGGACTGGCCTGATGACTACGGCGGAACACATCAACTAAG tTACCAATTGGCGGTGATATTGTTGAGCTACTTGCTCCCTCTTCTGGTGATGCTGGTGACCTACAGTTTGGTTGGACGAACATTGTGGGGCGGGCACATCCCTGGAGAGGCAACAGACCATTACCACAACCAGTTAACAGCTAAGAGAAAG ATAGTGAAGATGATGGTCGTTGTGGTGACAACTTTTGCCCTGTGCTGGTTGCCCTACCACATCTACTTCATACTGGGGTCATTCAACAAAGACATTTATCACGAACACTACAttcagcag GTGTACCTTGCTATCTTCTGGTTGGCTATGAGCTCTACTATGTACAACCCTGTCATCTACTGCTGTTTAAATCAaag ATTTCGTGCTGGTTTCCGCCATGCGTTCAGCTGGTTTCCCTTTGTCAAAGTGTCAGAGGAGGACAAGATGGAACTGAAGTACGCAAACACCTTCAGAGTCACTATGACCCGCAGCTGCCGCTCAGACAGCACACGGCAACACAACGCCAACACTAGCCTCAGTACACACACATCTATGAAAGCGCACAACTCACACAGGGCAAGCTCTGCACGGAAGCAGGAGGGCACAGCATCCCCGGCTGACAGTCTCATCAGGGCTTGA
- the LOC130111498 gene encoding hexokinase-1-like isoform X1 produces MIAAQLLAYYFTELKDDQVKKIDKYLYSMRFSDETLQDIMQRFRRELVSGLGHDTNPTATVKMLPTFVCSIPDGSEKGDFIALDLGGSNFRILHVRVSQEKKQTVQMESHIYDTPDDIIHGTGTRLFDHVAECLGDFMEKQNIKDKKLPVGFTFSFPCQQSKLDECYLITWTKRFKASGVEGMDVVQLLNKAIKKRGDYDADIMAVVNDTVGTMMTCGFDDQRCEVGIIIGTGTNACYMEELRHIDLVEGDEGRMCVNTEWGAFGDDGRLEDIRTEFDREIDRGSLNPGKQLFEKMVSGMYMGELVRLILVKMAKEGLLFEGRITPELLTKGKLETKHVSAMEKSKEGLTKAKEVLNRLGVEPSADDCVAVQHVCTIVSCRSANLVAATLGAILLRLKENKGVARLRTTVGIDGSLYKMHPQYARRLHKAVRRLVPDSDVRFLLSESGSGKGAAMVTAVAYRLADQSRQIAQTLSEFRLTTEQLLEVKKRMRTEIQNGLSKNTQDSATVKMLPTFVRSTPDGTENGDFLALDLGGTNFRVLLVKIRSGKRRTVEMHNKIYAIPMEVMQGTGEELFDHIVQCISDFLDYMGMKNARLPLGFTFSFPCRQTSLDAGILVTWTKGFKATDCEGEDVVGLLREAIKRREEFDLDVVAIVNDTVGTMMTCAYEEPTCEIGLIAGTGSNACYMEEVSNIELIEDNEGRMCVNMEWGAFGDNGCLDDIRTEYDRAVDDYSLNPGKQRYEKMCSGMYLGEIVRNILIDLTKRGFLFRGQISETLKTRGIFETKYLSQIESDRLALLQVRSILQHLGLDSTCDDSIIVKEVCGAVSHRAAQLCGAGMAAVVDKIRENRRLERLNITVGVDGTLYKLHPHFSRIMHQTVNKLAPNCNVTFLLSEDGSGKGAALITAVGCRMRKEQNNI; encoded by the exons aaAAGGGAGATTTCATAGCCTTGGATTTGGGCGGCAGTAATTTCAGGATTCTCCATGTCAGAGTGAGCCAAGAGAAAAAGCAGACCGTTCAGATGGAGAGTCACATCTATGACACACCAGATGACATCATACATGGCACGGGAACAAGA CTATTTGACCATGTGGCAGAGTGTCTCGGTGATttcatggaaaaacaaaacatcaagGACAAAAAGCTGCCAGTTGGATTTACTTTCTCCTTCCCGTGCCAGCAGTCGAAACTGGATGAG TGTTACCTGATAACGTGGACTAAGCGTTTTAAGGCCAGTGGAGTGGAGGGAATGGATGTGGTCCAGCTGCTCAACAAGGCCATAAAGAAGCGAGGA GATTACGATGCGGACATCATGGCGGTAGTGAATGACACAGTGGGAACGATGATGACATGTGGTTTTGATGACCAGCGTTGTGAAGTCGGCATCATCATCG GCACAGGTACCAATGCGTGCTACATGGAGGAGCTGCGTCACATTGACCTGGTGGAGGGAGACGAGGGCAGGATGTGTGTGAACACTGAGTGGGGGGCCTTTGGGGATGATGGCAGACTGGAAGACATCAGGACAGAGttcgacagagagatagacagagggtCCCTCAACCCCGGAAAGCAACT TTTTGAGAAGATGGTTAGTGGTATGTACATGGGAGAGCTGGTTCGTCTGATTCTGGTGAAAATGGCTAAAGAGGGCCTGCTGTTTGAGGGAAGGATCACCCCGGAGCTCCTCACTAAAGGGAAGTTGGAGACCAAACATGTCTCAGCaatggagaa GAGCAAGGAAGGGTTGACCAAGGCAAAAGAGGTTCTGAACAGACTTGGTGTTGAACCCTCAGCAGATGATTGCGTcgctgtgcagcat GTGTGCACCATTGTGTCGTGCCGTTCTGCCAACCTGGTCGCCGCCACGCTGGGCGCCATCCTGCTGAGACTGAAGGAAAATAAAGGTGTGGCGAGGCTTCGCACCACCGTAGGCATTGATGGATCGCTGTACAAGATGCACCCACA ATATGCACGTCGTCTGCATAAGGCCGTCCGCCGCCTGGTGCCAGACTCTGATGTCAGATTCCTCCTGTCGGAGAGTGGCAGTGGAAAGGGCGCTGCCATGGTGACTGCTGTGGCCTACCGACTAGCCGACCAATCACGACAAATTGCCCAAACACTGTCCGAATTCCGCCTGACGACTGAACAGCTGCTAGAG GTAAAGAAGCGAATGAGGACAGAGATCCAAAATGGCCTGTCTAAGAACACCCAGGACTCGGCAACTGTCAAGATGCTGCCGACCTTCGTTCGAAGCACGCCTGATGGCACAG aGAACGGCGATTTCCTGGCACTGGATCTCGGAGGGACCAACTTCAGAGTTCTGCTGGTCAAAATCCGCTCTGGAAAGAGGAGAACAGTGGAGATGCACAACAAGATCTATGCTATACCTATGGAAGTAATGCAGGGAACAGGAGAGGAG TTATTTGACCACATAGTGCAGTGTATCAGCGACTTCCTGGACTACATGGGGATGAAGAACGCTCGCCTTCCTCTTGGATTCACATTTTCGTTCCCCTGCCGACAGACCAGCCTGGATGCT ggTATACTGGTGACTTGGACAAAGGGCTTCAAGGCAACTGATTGTGAGGGGGAGGATGTAGTGGGACTGCTGAGAGAGGCTATCAAAAGGAGAGAG GAGTTTGATCTGGATGTGGTGGCTATAGTCAATGACACTGTGGGAACCATGATGACCTGCGCCTATGAAGAACCCACCTGTGAGATTGGACTCATTGCTG gtaCTGGCAGTAATGCATGTTACATGGAGGAGGTGAGCAATATTGAACTGATAGAGGACAATGAGGGACGAATGTGTGTCAACATGGAGTGGGGTgcatttggagacaatggctgCCTTGATGACATTAGGACAGAATATGACCGCGCTGTGGATGATTACTCCCTAAATCCCGGCAAACAGAG ATACGAGAAGATGTGCAGTGGTATGTATCTTGGTGAAATTGTGCGAAACATCCTGATAGACCTAACCAAGAGAGGATTCCTATTCAGAGGACAGATCTCTGAGACACTGAAGACAAGAGGCATCTTCGAGACAAAGTACCTTTCACAGATAGAGAG TGATAGACTGGCGTTACTGCAGGTCAGATCCATTCTGCAGCACCTCGGATTGGACAGCACCTGTGATGACAGTATTATAGTCAAAGAG GTATGCGGAGCAGTATCACATCGTGCAGCTCAGCTGTGTGGGGCAGGAATGGCGGCCGTGGTTGATAAGATCAGAGAGAACCGTCGACTAGAACGTCTGAACATCACCGTAGGGGTGGACGGAACGCTGTACAAACTACATCCACA TTTCTCCCGGATCATGCACCAGACAGTGAACAAGCTCGCTCCCAATTGTAACGTCACTTTCCTGCTGTCGGAGGACGGGAGCGGGAAAGGAGCAGCGCTCATCACTGCTGTCGGCTGCCGGATGAGAAAGGAACAGAACAATATATAA
- the LOC130111498 gene encoding hexokinase-1-like isoform X2, which yields MESHIYDTPDDIIHGTGTRLFDHVAECLGDFMEKQNIKDKKLPVGFTFSFPCQQSKLDECYLITWTKRFKASGVEGMDVVQLLNKAIKKRGDYDADIMAVVNDTVGTMMTCGFDDQRCEVGIIIGTGTNACYMEELRHIDLVEGDEGRMCVNTEWGAFGDDGRLEDIRTEFDREIDRGSLNPGKQLFEKMVSGMYMGELVRLILVKMAKEGLLFEGRITPELLTKGKLETKHVSAMEKSKEGLTKAKEVLNRLGVEPSADDCVAVQHVCTIVSCRSANLVAATLGAILLRLKENKGVARLRTTVGIDGSLYKMHPQYARRLHKAVRRLVPDSDVRFLLSESGSGKGAAMVTAVAYRLADQSRQIAQTLSEFRLTTEQLLEVKKRMRTEIQNGLSKNTQDSATVKMLPTFVRSTPDGTENGDFLALDLGGTNFRVLLVKIRSGKRRTVEMHNKIYAIPMEVMQGTGEELFDHIVQCISDFLDYMGMKNARLPLGFTFSFPCRQTSLDAGILVTWTKGFKATDCEGEDVVGLLREAIKRREEFDLDVVAIVNDTVGTMMTCAYEEPTCEIGLIAGTGSNACYMEEVSNIELIEDNEGRMCVNMEWGAFGDNGCLDDIRTEYDRAVDDYSLNPGKQRYEKMCSGMYLGEIVRNILIDLTKRGFLFRGQISETLKTRGIFETKYLSQIESDRLALLQVRSILQHLGLDSTCDDSIIVKEVCGAVSHRAAQLCGAGMAAVVDKIRENRRLERLNITVGVDGTLYKLHPHFSRIMHQTVNKLAPNCNVTFLLSEDGSGKGAALITAVGCRMRKEQNNI from the exons ATGGAGAGTCACATCTATGACACACCAGATGACATCATACATGGCACGGGAACAAGA CTATTTGACCATGTGGCAGAGTGTCTCGGTGATttcatggaaaaacaaaacatcaagGACAAAAAGCTGCCAGTTGGATTTACTTTCTCCTTCCCGTGCCAGCAGTCGAAACTGGATGAG TGTTACCTGATAACGTGGACTAAGCGTTTTAAGGCCAGTGGAGTGGAGGGAATGGATGTGGTCCAGCTGCTCAACAAGGCCATAAAGAAGCGAGGA GATTACGATGCGGACATCATGGCGGTAGTGAATGACACAGTGGGAACGATGATGACATGTGGTTTTGATGACCAGCGTTGTGAAGTCGGCATCATCATCG GCACAGGTACCAATGCGTGCTACATGGAGGAGCTGCGTCACATTGACCTGGTGGAGGGAGACGAGGGCAGGATGTGTGTGAACACTGAGTGGGGGGCCTTTGGGGATGATGGCAGACTGGAAGACATCAGGACAGAGttcgacagagagatagacagagggtCCCTCAACCCCGGAAAGCAACT TTTTGAGAAGATGGTTAGTGGTATGTACATGGGAGAGCTGGTTCGTCTGATTCTGGTGAAAATGGCTAAAGAGGGCCTGCTGTTTGAGGGAAGGATCACCCCGGAGCTCCTCACTAAAGGGAAGTTGGAGACCAAACATGTCTCAGCaatggagaa GAGCAAGGAAGGGTTGACCAAGGCAAAAGAGGTTCTGAACAGACTTGGTGTTGAACCCTCAGCAGATGATTGCGTcgctgtgcagcat GTGTGCACCATTGTGTCGTGCCGTTCTGCCAACCTGGTCGCCGCCACGCTGGGCGCCATCCTGCTGAGACTGAAGGAAAATAAAGGTGTGGCGAGGCTTCGCACCACCGTAGGCATTGATGGATCGCTGTACAAGATGCACCCACA ATATGCACGTCGTCTGCATAAGGCCGTCCGCCGCCTGGTGCCAGACTCTGATGTCAGATTCCTCCTGTCGGAGAGTGGCAGTGGAAAGGGCGCTGCCATGGTGACTGCTGTGGCCTACCGACTAGCCGACCAATCACGACAAATTGCCCAAACACTGTCCGAATTCCGCCTGACGACTGAACAGCTGCTAGAG GTAAAGAAGCGAATGAGGACAGAGATCCAAAATGGCCTGTCTAAGAACACCCAGGACTCGGCAACTGTCAAGATGCTGCCGACCTTCGTTCGAAGCACGCCTGATGGCACAG aGAACGGCGATTTCCTGGCACTGGATCTCGGAGGGACCAACTTCAGAGTTCTGCTGGTCAAAATCCGCTCTGGAAAGAGGAGAACAGTGGAGATGCACAACAAGATCTATGCTATACCTATGGAAGTAATGCAGGGAACAGGAGAGGAG TTATTTGACCACATAGTGCAGTGTATCAGCGACTTCCTGGACTACATGGGGATGAAGAACGCTCGCCTTCCTCTTGGATTCACATTTTCGTTCCCCTGCCGACAGACCAGCCTGGATGCT ggTATACTGGTGACTTGGACAAAGGGCTTCAAGGCAACTGATTGTGAGGGGGAGGATGTAGTGGGACTGCTGAGAGAGGCTATCAAAAGGAGAGAG GAGTTTGATCTGGATGTGGTGGCTATAGTCAATGACACTGTGGGAACCATGATGACCTGCGCCTATGAAGAACCCACCTGTGAGATTGGACTCATTGCTG gtaCTGGCAGTAATGCATGTTACATGGAGGAGGTGAGCAATATTGAACTGATAGAGGACAATGAGGGACGAATGTGTGTCAACATGGAGTGGGGTgcatttggagacaatggctgCCTTGATGACATTAGGACAGAATATGACCGCGCTGTGGATGATTACTCCCTAAATCCCGGCAAACAGAG ATACGAGAAGATGTGCAGTGGTATGTATCTTGGTGAAATTGTGCGAAACATCCTGATAGACCTAACCAAGAGAGGATTCCTATTCAGAGGACAGATCTCTGAGACACTGAAGACAAGAGGCATCTTCGAGACAAAGTACCTTTCACAGATAGAGAG TGATAGACTGGCGTTACTGCAGGTCAGATCCATTCTGCAGCACCTCGGATTGGACAGCACCTGTGATGACAGTATTATAGTCAAAGAG GTATGCGGAGCAGTATCACATCGTGCAGCTCAGCTGTGTGGGGCAGGAATGGCGGCCGTGGTTGATAAGATCAGAGAGAACCGTCGACTAGAACGTCTGAACATCACCGTAGGGGTGGACGGAACGCTGTACAAACTACATCCACA TTTCTCCCGGATCATGCACCAGACAGTGAACAAGCTCGCTCCCAATTGTAACGTCACTTTCCTGCTGTCGGAGGACGGGAGCGGGAAAGGAGCAGCGCTCATCACTGCTGTCGGCTGCCGGATGAGAAAGGAACAGAACAATATATAA